A segment of the Asinibacterium sp. OR53 genome:
CTCATCCCTCCTTCCGGATAGCGTATCCAGCATACATGCACGGGGTTGTCTTCATCCAGCTCTCCTTTGCTGTTCAGGTTCAGCTCACAAATGATGGTGTTGGTATTCGACGTTCGTTGCAGGTAAAACAACTGCTTGTCATTGCCTTTGGGAACCGGAAAAGTGTCTTGCGGATCGATCACTGTGGCGCTTATAATTGGCTTCACGGTTTTACGGGGCGCTTCATGAGCCTGCGCTGCCATACCCAATACCAGCAGACCTGCCAGCATTACCAGTCTTTGACCTGCATCTCTATGGTTGAGTGCTTTCCCCGCCTGCCGTAAACGATTGATGGCCGTGAGATTGGTGAGTACCGCCATCACTGTAATGGGAACGGTAAAAATAGACATAGTTTCCAGCACATGGAAAGAAACACCCGGAATATACCATTTATGATCGCCGCCAATATAATGAGCCGTGACGCCACAGGCAATCGCAGTGATCCCGATCAGGATCACCCGCTCGGGCCTTTGCATCAACCCGTCTTTACACTGTATGCCCAATCCTTCCGCTCTTGCCCTCGTATAACTTACCATCATAGAGCCGATCATGGCAATGAAAGCAAAAATGGAGCTGAGAAAATAGTGATGCGCCACGAGATAATAACAGATGCCGAAGAACATCACCAACTCACTGTAACGGTCCAGCACCGAATCGTATAAAGCACCAAATGAAGAGCTCATATTTCCCAAACGCGCCACCTGTCCGTCGAGCATATCGAACAGGCCTGCAAACAAAATCAACGCACCGGCCCAGGCCACATAAGAAAGATCGCCACGGTTTCCGCGCTCACCACCCCTGATAAAAATAATGGTTACACCCACATTCAACGCGAAACCAATAGTGGTAACAGCATTGGGGGTGAGCCCTGCTTTGATCAACAGCTTCACAAAAGGGTCTATCACAACATAAATGGCTTTCTGCAATCTTACTCTAAGCGGCGCCTTTTCCATGAATCATGCACTTTTCAATACAAAATAAAAATATATTAACCAGAAAGCTGTAATCATCAACCACAGCTTTCCAACTCGTTTTAAAAATCGAACTTGAACCTGGTCCGTACACCGATCGTAGCGATATAAGGATTGTTCAGGTAAGTGAATCGTTTCACCAGGTCTACCCTGATCAGTTTGAATATATTACCCACTCCTACACTGCCTTCGATATAAGGTTCTTTGGAAAGTGAGAAACTCGTTGTAGTTCCTTCCAGGGAAGGAAACTTGATCAAAGCAGGGTTCAGGTTGGGATTGTTTTCATCCCGGACACCTCCGTACAACACTTTCACCGACAACAGTTCCCTCAATTTGAGTTTTCTCAGCAAAGGAATCCGGTTAAAGATCAAACCGTTGAAATGGTGATCTACCGTAACACCTGCATAGTGGTCACTTACGAATTCCATAAAGTTCATCAGGTTATATGAATTCAACTGGTAAGCATATGTCTGGTTGGCTCGGTGAATGGTCATGAGCGGATAAGGAAGCTGCCCGAAAATATAACCGCCTTCCAACACCAGGTCGCTGTAACCTAACTGCGCCATATAAGCCCTCTTTTCTACCCGCAGGTTCAGGTTCTCGTAATTGTATTCACTACCAAACAATCCTTTCACACCTGCCGTAAACCGCAGTGTTAAAATGGGATATTTATTGATGATGGGAATACGATACACTTTACCCTGGTAAAACTGTTCATGCGGCGCCCAGCGCAATTCACCCGAAAGTTCGGTAGTAGTGATATGATCTACGGCCACTGTTCCGGTACTATCTACTTTGCTATAACTGATAGCTCCCGCGGGTTGGTGTTGCCAATGCTTGAACCCAAAAGTGTACGACAAATGGCTGGGCAATTCATGTACGTATTCCAGTTTAAAGATATCGTTGTACAATAGTTTATTGTTCTTACCTCTTTTGAAAGACAAGAGGAAATTATCTTCCGATACAAACTGCAATTCCTGGCCGGGTATCTTGGTATCTTTCTGGTAGCTGGCCCTGATGAAGTTCAAAGGGTATTCATAGATCGATTTATTGTTGATGGAATAAGTTCCACTGAGGAAGTATTTCCATTTCTCATCTTTGAATCCGTAAGCGCCATAGGTTTCAAAGTAAATGCGTTTACTCATCTTGGGCGTGGTTCTGCCACCCAGTCTCAGTCTGAATCCTTCAATGGGATTGAAACTGTAGAACGCATTAACAGGTCCTACTTCAAACGGACCAAAAGAGGTATATCCTGCAACCAGCAAAGTAGCAATGGCCATGGCTCTCCGGAACGAAGGCATTTTTTCCAGGCTGTCGATATTGCTGTAGATCTTCGATTCGGTATGCGTAAGCGAATCGTGACGGTTGGCCAGCCAGAAGCTATCGGTGTGCAGCTCGGCTTTATCCAGTTTTACCAGTGAAGGTCCATTGTATACACTATCAGACAATGGTTTGTTCACCACATAGTTCTTATACGATACGGTCCTGCCGCCATAAAAACCGCTGGCTCCTGATTTGGTAATACCGGCTTCGGCCATCACACTGCTTTTCTTGATATGGTAACGGCCATCTTCGCTTTTTTCAAAATCAAGATCAATATGCAGTTCGCGCACCCAGTTCAGGTTGGCATTTTTGCTGATGAACATGTTCAGTTTCTGTACGGCATAGTTTCCATCGAGCGTGATATACATATTGCCCCTGAAGAGCAGGTCGTTGGTATTCCTGGGGGTGAAATACATCTTGATCAGCTTCCTGCCATTCTCATCGGTTACCGTATCCCTGATGTAATACATGTAAAACGTGGGGCCGAGATCGGCAATGGGACTCAGGAACTGGTACGTAAAGAGCGGGATATTGTTGTCGTATATATCCACATCCATCACCAACCTGTTCAGGTAGCTACTTACTCCGTGGTTATCGATGTATTCACCAAAATTCACCTGTTTCTGTCCGGTGACAATGGTTTTGGTTTTTTCGGGATTCCGGCGATAATATTTTTTCGACAATGTTTCTTCCAGGTAAACCGGCATCAGCGATTTGCCGCGAACAGATAGGGTATCCCTGTTATCGAATAAGAACTGGTACTTGCGCAACAGTTTGCTGTTCATTATTTTTTCAGGAATGCTGCTGAGCGATACCTCCAGTTTTTCGTATTGATCGTATTGGAGATAATTATACCGCTCCATGCGGTTGATCGGTTTGTTTTCGATCACATGCCTGATGAGTTCAACCGCCGGGTTGTTTTTATTCCTGTATTTCGCCCGCTTATTAGTAGTAACGGTTACATTGTTCACGGCACGGGGGTCCGCCTCCATTTCAAGGTTGATGGTTTGTTCCTTACCTATTGCAATGGGTCTCGAAATGGTGATATATCCTACATAGAAAATCTGAATGGTAGGATTGGATATCTTGCCTATTGATTGGAGTGTATAATTACCCAGGCTATCGGTAACCGTTCCGCGCCCTCCCTTGAATACCACGCTCACATACTGCAATGGCTGTTTGGTGACTGCATCAACGACCTTCCCCTGTATCACGGTTTGCGATACAGCTGCATAAGCAAAGCCCAGCAACAAGAACAGTAAGGAAAATAAATATTTTATCAGGGTCCTTTTCCTTTCCATAATAACTATTTAAACACGAATCTCTTTTGCATCAGGTAATTATAGGTAGCGCCTATAACTATCGATACCAGGATCTTCGACAACACGTAATTTATTCTTCCATAGTTCGTAACTACATATACCCCACCTGAAACCAATACGAGGTTGCCCGTCCATACCAGCAGGTATTTGATCGCCTGCATAGGAATACCTTTCTCTGTTGCCTTGAATACCCATCTTCTTCCCAGCATGAAGTTGGCAACTCCTCCGCTGATGGTACCGATTACACTTGCAGCCAGGTACCAGCAGTGAAATACTTCCACCAAAATGATGGTGACAGCGAAATCCACTATGGTAGCGGCCAGCGAAGCGGCCTGTGCTTTTATAAAAGTAACCATCGTTTAAAACAAGTTGAACCACAACACAAGTTGGAGCAGCAGGTTACTGTATATACCTGCAACCACATCATCGGCCATCACACCCCAGCCTCCGGGCAGTGATTCTGTTTTACGGATCAGCAGCGGTTTTGCGATATCAAAAAAACGGAACAGGATCAGTCCTGCTACCACATACCAAAACTTTACAGGCACGAACAACAGCGTAACACACATACCCGCCACTTCATCGATTACTACACGGCTGCTGTCTTTCCCCCAATCTCTTTCGGTCTTCGATGCAACCCAGGTTCCCACAAAAACAACGATCACTGCAACTATCAGACCAGTCGTGTAGCCCGCTGTATTCAACGGAGTCAGATACCATGCTGCGGCAGTTAGCGCCGCAGCAATGGTACCTCCTCCGCGGATATATCCTATTCCAAAGCAACTGGCAACCAGTTTACTGATGGTGATCATAATGCTTCAACCAGGTCCTGGTAATAATCCAATCCCAGATGGGTGATCAGGTCTTCTCCCATAAGATGACGCAACGTATTCTGCAACTTGATCAGCTGTTTGAAAATATCATGTTCCGGTCTCAGGCCCGGCGCCGTTTGCGGCGATTTGAAATAGAACGATAACCATTCCTGGATACCGGTCATACCCGCGCGTTTGGCAAGGTCCATGAACAATGCCAGGTCAAGCACGATAGGAGCTGCCAGGATAGAATCGCGACAGAGGAAGTTGATCTTGATCTGCATGCCATATCCAAGCCATCCGAAAATATCTATATTGTCCCAACTCTCTTTGTTATCACCGTGCGGAGGATAGTAATTGATGCGCACTTTATGATACAGTTCTCCATATAAGCCGGGATTGATCTCCGGTTGTAAAATATCTTCCAGTACACTCAGCTTGGATACTTCTTTTGTTTTGAAATTATCCGGATCGTCCAGCACCAGTCCGTCCCTGTTACCCAATATATTGGTAGAGAACCAGCCGCGAACACCCAATGCCCTTGCGTGTAAACCGGGTGCCAG
Coding sequences within it:
- a CDS encoding phosphatidylglycerophosphatase A — its product is MITISKLVASCFGIGYIRGGGTIAAALTAAAWYLTPLNTAGYTTGLIVAVIVVFVGTWVASKTERDWGKDSSRVVIDEVAGMCVTLLFVPVKFWYVVAGLILFRFFDIAKPLLIRKTESLPGGWGVMADDVVAGIYSNLLLQLVLWFNLF
- a CDS encoding DUF4833 domain-containing protein — its product is MEKAPLRVRLQKAIYVVIDPFVKLLIKAGLTPNAVTTIGFALNVGVTIIFIRGGERGNRGDLSYVAWAGALILFAGLFDMLDGQVARLGNMSSSFGALYDSVLDRYSELVMFFGICYYLVAHHYFLSSIFAFIAMIGSMMVSYTRARAEGLGIQCKDGLMQRPERVILIGITAIACGVTAHYIGGDHKWYIPGVSFHVLETMSIFTVPITVMAVLTNLTAINRLRQAGKALNHRDAGQRLVMLAGLLVLGMAAQAHEAPRKTVKPIISATVIDPQDTFPVPKGNDKQLFYLQRTSNTNTIICELNLNSKGELDEDNPVHVCWIRYPEGGMRKELNYIQRIFAYGIRSQMESAGKYKLHFVSYRKQTLYLMKSTHDNKFHVYTNINQKMVVLNRIFIRIDPGGTFWSPNIIYMELKGRDEATGKEVMERFKP
- a CDS encoding DUF5686 and carboxypeptidase-like regulatory domain-containing protein — its product is MERKRTLIKYLFSLLFLLLGFAYAAVSQTVIQGKVVDAVTKQPLQYVSVVFKGGRGTVTDSLGNYTLQSIGKISNPTIQIFYVGYITISRPIAIGKEQTINLEMEADPRAVNNVTVTTNKRAKYRNKNNPAVELIRHVIENKPINRMERYNYLQYDQYEKLEVSLSSIPEKIMNSKLLRKYQFLFDNRDTLSVRGKSLMPVYLEETLSKKYYRRNPEKTKTIVTGQKQVNFGEYIDNHGVSSYLNRLVMDVDIYDNNIPLFTYQFLSPIADLGPTFYMYYIRDTVTDENGRKLIKMYFTPRNTNDLLFRGNMYITLDGNYAVQKLNMFISKNANLNWVRELHIDLDFEKSEDGRYHIKKSSVMAEAGITKSGASGFYGGRTVSYKNYVVNKPLSDSVYNGPSLVKLDKAELHTDSFWLANRHDSLTHTESKIYSNIDSLEKMPSFRRAMAIATLLVAGYTSFGPFEVGPVNAFYSFNPIEGFRLRLGGRTTPKMSKRIYFETYGAYGFKDEKWKYFLSGTYSINNKSIYEYPLNFIRASYQKDTKIPGQELQFVSEDNFLLSFKRGKNNKLLYNDIFKLEYVHELPSHLSYTFGFKHWQHQPAGAISYSKVDSTGTVAVDHITTTELSGELRWAPHEQFYQGKVYRIPIINKYPILTLRFTAGVKGLFGSEYNYENLNLRVEKRAYMAQLGYSDLVLEGGYIFGQLPYPLMTIHRANQTYAYQLNSYNLMNFMEFVSDHYAGVTVDHHFNGLIFNRIPLLRKLKLRELLSVKVLYGGVRDENNPNLNPALIKFPSLEGTTTSFSLSKEPYIEGSVGVGNIFKLIRVDLVKRFTYLNNPYIATIGVRTRFKFDF
- a CDS encoding GtrA family protein; protein product: MVTFIKAQAASLAATIVDFAVTIILVEVFHCWYLAASVIGTISGGVANFMLGRRWVFKATEKGIPMQAIKYLLVWTGNLVLVSGGVYVVTNYGRINYVLSKILVSIVIGATYNYLMQKRFVFK